The genomic segment GGGTTTGTTCTTTTTCAAAAATTTTAGACTATCATAAAATATATAGCTCGCCCAAACACTCAAAAGCAAAAGCAGAAAATAGGTGAATTTTGTTTTTAAAGGGCGGTATACACCGGCAAAAATAAGGATTTTCTTCTGGACTAATAAATCAGTGGTAATGGTTAAAACGATGATTACCGAGGAGAAAATGCCCAAAACCCAGCAGAGGCTTTTCTTATAATCTCGGCCAAGGGTATTGTAGACAAAAGCCGGGAATACAAAAAAATAGGAAAAGATACAGGCAAACATGAATCGGTTCCAGAAAATCATTGCCGTGGTTGATAGCGCAGAAAGATTCATTATATAACTTGAGAAAAGAAATCCAGAGCCGAAAAGGAAAAACAATCCAGCATAGAGAAATTTTTTATCAAATTGGTTTTTAAAGTAGAGATAGAACAATCCCAGGGACAATAAGAGGACCGTCCAGAAAAAGCCAAAGGTTAGTTGATTAATGAGCATATGTTAATTTATATAAATTTTTGGATTTGTCAATAGCAATAATCTTGACATCGAACTATTTTTCGTTAAATTCTTTCATGCCCTTGATAGTCTTTATTTTCTATTCGATCGATTTTAAAGGGATATGGGTTCCGCGTTGGTCAATACCGGATAATCAAAAAATTTTTGAGACCATTGGTGATAAATTCAATCATATTTTCCTGCAGGTGTTTGGGAATGGTGAGGCATATTATCCATCTGAGATTGTTCCAACAAAAATGAACGATGACCGATGGTTGAGAGAGCTCCTTCATTATGCCCATTTGAAAGGTATTAAGGTTTCGGCCTGGGTCAATCTTCTGTATTCTTGGGGATACGCACCCCGTTCAAATGATCCGCGACATCCCATTAATTTTGCTGAAGATTGGTATGTATTTGACCGTGAAGGAAGGTCGATTCTCAATTATCGTACCGACGAATTAAAAAAATTAAATATCGAAGGCTATTTCATGACCCCGGCAAATCCGAGCGTGCGTATTTATCTGCTAAAAATCATCGAAGAGATTATAAGCAAATATGATTTTGATGGCATCCATATTGATTATGTCCGTTATCCACATGAAGATTTTGTTTATGATATTTACCTGCGGACGAAATTCCAGCGGGAATACTTTTATGACCCATTAGATTTTTTTTCCGAGACACTTAAAATTAGATTTGGTTTAACGGGTCTGGATGATCTGATGAGAAGTTGGAGGGAATGTATAAATGATGATTTGACTGGATTTATAATTCAGATTAGAGATAAAATCAAATCGATCAAGTCCAACTGTATTTTATCTGCAGCAGTTAAACCCGATCCTTTCAATTCCCGTGTCGAATTTTATCAAGACTGGGTTACCTGGGTGAACAATGACTATGTCGACTTCGTCTGTTTAATGGCTTATACCCGGAATATTGATGGGATTATAAAAAATACCCTGGAGAGTGTAAACTTTCCCCAAAAGGTAGTGATTGGACTCGGAATATACTGTCTAAATCCTGAGACGATAAGGGAGCAAATAGAGATGATAAAAAAGACACCCCTGCGCGGATTTGTATACTTCTCTTATGCTCAATTAAGAGATAACCCTAGATATCTTGAATTATTCCACTAAGGAAATCATCCTGGAGGTATCTTTTTTGTTATACCGTATTTTTTCATTTTTCTAAAAAGCGTGGAACGATTTATTCCCATCAATTGTGCGGCTTGAGTGATATGCCAATCCACCGAATTTAGGATTGTTACGATATATTTTTGTTCCGCTTTCATCTTAAACTCTTTAATATTGGGTATAATTCCAGTTGGATTTTTTCTCTTCTTCATCTTGCTCCTTCGGGCGGAAATAAAAAGAAGGGCGGAAGTGCTTAATTTTTTTACAAAACCCCTCGCCACTCTCCGCCCTTTTTACTCTACCCCTTCTTCATTTATATGCAAATTTCATGCCTGGAAAAGTAAATAATCTATTATAAAAATTAATGAAATTTCATTGATTTTTTGGGCTCAAAGGGCATTTAGCTGAGGTTATTGTTGCATGTATGCAACAATTTTAACTGAGTTCGCCAAAAAGAGAAAATGGCATGGGAATTCGTTATAATTTGGCGATAATGGACAAAAATATTGTTGCAATTGTGCAACACCATTTGTGTCAATTTGCAACAAAAGGGTTGATTACCCATCAATAAAGTTTTTCCGGAAACAATACACAGGGGAATTCTTCTCCAAATCAATTTATATGAATTGCACCCCTCTGAATGTTATTATCATCTTTTAAACTCCGCAAATTGCCTGGTTTTCTCCATTTTGTAAAATTATTATGC from the candidate division WOR-3 bacterium genome contains:
- a CDS encoding family 10 glycosylhydrolase, which produces MPLIVFIFYSIDFKGIWVPRWSIPDNQKIFETIGDKFNHIFLQVFGNGEAYYPSEIVPTKMNDDRWLRELLHYAHLKGIKVSAWVNLLYSWGYAPRSNDPRHPINFAEDWYVFDREGRSILNYRTDELKKLNIEGYFMTPANPSVRIYLLKIIEEIISKYDFDGIHIDYVRYPHEDFVYDIYLRTKFQREYFYDPLDFFSETLKIRFGLTGLDDLMRSWRECINDDLTGFIIQIRDKIKSIKSNCILSAAVKPDPFNSRVEFYQDWVTWVNNDYVDFVCLMAYTRNIDGIIKNTLESVNFPQKVVIGLGIYCLNPETIREQIEMIKKTPLRGFVYFSYAQLRDNPRYLELFH
- a CDS encoding helix-turn-helix domain-containing protein, with the protein product MKKRKNPTGIIPNIKEFKMKAEQKYIVTILNSVDWHITQAAQLMGINRSTLFRKMKKYGITKKIPPG